The proteins below come from a single Hirundo rustica isolate bHirRus1 chromosome 6, bHirRus1.pri.v3, whole genome shotgun sequence genomic window:
- the GPX2 gene encoding glutathione peroxidase 2 isoform X1 — MTVPIAKSFYDLSATSLQGEKVDFGVFRGRVVLIENVASLUGTTVRDYTQLNQLQARYPRRLVVLGFPCNQFGYQENGTNEEILNTLKHVRPGGGFEPNFTLFQKCQVNGSDTHPVFAYLKAHLPAPADEATHLMTEPRFVTWSPVRRSDISWNFEKFLVGPEGEPFRRYSPRVPTAQLEPDIQRLLKLAK; from the exons ATGACCGTCCCCATCGCCAAGTCCTTCTATGACCTGAGCGCCACCTCCTTGCAGGGGGAAAAGGTGGATTTTGGTGTTTTCCGGGGCCGCGTGGTCCTGATCGAGAACGTGGCTTCGCTCTGAGGCACTACGGTGCGGGATTACACCCAGCTCAACCAGCTCCAAGCCCGCTACCCCCGGCGGCTGGTCGTGCTGGGCTTCCCCTGTAACCAGTTTGGATACCAG GAGAATGGCACCAACGAGGAGATCCTCAACACCCTGAAGCACGTGCGGCCCGGGGGCGGCTTCGAGCCCAACTTCACCCTGTTCCAGAAGTGCCAGGTGAACGGGAGCGACACCCACCCCGTGTTCGCCTACCTCAAGGCTCACCTGCCCGCACCGGCCGACGAGGCCACGCACCTGATGACCGAGCCCCGCTTTGTCACCTGGAGCCCCGTGCGGCGCTCCGATATCTCCTGGAATTTTGAGAAGTTCCTGGTGGGGCCCGAGGGGGAACCGTTCCGGCGCTACAGCCCCCGTGTGCCCACGGCCCAACTGGAGCCCGACATCCAACGTCTCCTCAAGCTGGCCAAGTAA
- the GPX2 gene encoding glutathione peroxidase 2 isoform X2: MGEKVDFGVFRGRVVLIENVASLUGTTVRDYTQLNQLQARYPRRLVVLGFPCNQFGYQENGTNEEILNTLKHVRPGGGFEPNFTLFQKCQVNGSDTHPVFAYLKAHLPAPADEATHLMTEPRFVTWSPVRRSDISWNFEKFLVGPEGEPFRRYSPRVPTAQLEPDIQRLLKLAK, encoded by the exons GGGGAAAAGGTGGATTTTGGTGTTTTCCGGGGCCGCGTGGTCCTGATCGAGAACGTGGCTTCGCTCTGAGGCACTACGGTGCGGGATTACACCCAGCTCAACCAGCTCCAAGCCCGCTACCCCCGGCGGCTGGTCGTGCTGGGCTTCCCCTGTAACCAGTTTGGATACCAG GAGAATGGCACCAACGAGGAGATCCTCAACACCCTGAAGCACGTGCGGCCCGGGGGCGGCTTCGAGCCCAACTTCACCCTGTTCCAGAAGTGCCAGGTGAACGGGAGCGACACCCACCCCGTGTTCGCCTACCTCAAGGCTCACCTGCCCGCACCGGCCGACGAGGCCACGCACCTGATGACCGAGCCCCGCTTTGTCACCTGGAGCCCCGTGCGGCGCTCCGATATCTCCTGGAATTTTGAGAAGTTCCTGGTGGGGCCCGAGGGGGAACCGTTCCGGCGCTACAGCCCCCGTGTGCCCACGGCCCAACTGGAGCCCGACATCCAACGTCTCCTCAAGCTGGCCAAGTAA